The sequence below is a genomic window from Candidatus Aminicenantes bacterium.
AAGACGAAAGATGGCCTCGGAAACATCCCGAACATCCACCATGGCCATCTTAAGCCGTCGAAGAACACCGAAGTGGTGAGCGGTGATTTATGCCCTCTGGGTACTTGTGCCCGAAAGGGTACCCTTCAAAAGCCTTTCCCTTTTTAAACCAGAGTGACGTGCAAACCCACACAAAATGGAAGAGAACCAAAATTATAAACCAATCCGGAAACAAAAAAAGCGGAAAAAGGCGGGGAGGGTATCCTCCCCGCCAGTGGGTGAAATTTCAGACCCAACCGCGGATCCGGCAGGATTCCGCCACACGCTGAACGGAGATCATGTAGGCCGCGTCACGCATAAAGACCTTTTTGCGCTTGTGCAGGCGATGAACTTCATGGTACGCCTTGGACATGATCTGGTCCAATTTGCTCAGGACTTCTTCTTTGCTCCAGAAGTAGTTCATGTTGCATTGTACCTGTTCAAAGTAGCTGCAGGTGACGCCGCCGGCGTTGGCAAGGAAATCGGGGATCACGTAGATGCCGCGTTCTTTCAGCACGGCATCGGCTTCCGGGGTGGTCGGCCCGTTGGCGCCTTCGGCCATCACTTTGACCTGGCTTGAAATCTTGTCCACGTTGTCTTTGTTTACCTGGTTGTCCAGCGCGCAGGGCAGGAGAATGTCCACGTCCTGTTCTATCCAGGCATCACCGTCCAGAATTTCGTAACCCAGTTTTTTGGCTTTATCTTTATCGATATCGCCGAACTTGTTGGTAATGCCGCGCAGTTCCTCCAGGTCGATACCGCTGGTCTTGCGGAACGCGTAAGAGGTCTGATCCTGTTGGTCCCAACAGGAAACGCAGATGGTTTTGCCGCCGTACTCATGGTACAACTGAACCGCGTACTGGGAAACGTTGCCGAACCCCTGAAACGATGCCGTGGTTTGCTTGATGTCGATGTCGAGTTCTTTCAGGGTTTCTCTGAGGGTATAGATCAGTCCAAAACCGGTGGCCTCGGTACGGCCGAGAGATCCACCCACGCCCACGGGTTTGCCGGTAATGAAGCCCGGGTATTTCCCGCCCATGATCTT
It includes:
- a CDS encoding Glu/Leu/Phe/Val dehydrogenase, producing the protein MSDKSFNAFEMAQKQFDTVAEQLGLDNGTRELLRTPQREYHFTIPVRMDDGTTRVFQGFRVQHNDARGPCKGGIRFHPQETIDTVRALATWMTWKCAVVDIPLGGGKGGVICDPHNLSMREQEQICRGWVSQVVRNVGPIQDVPAPDVMTNAQHMVWMMDEYEKIMGGKYPGFITGKPVGVGGSLGRTEATGFGLIYTLRETLKELDIDIKQTTASFQGFGNVSQYAVQLYHEYGGKTICVSCWDQQDQTSYAFRKTSGIDLEELRGITNKFGDIDKDKAKKLGYEILDGDAWIEQDVDILLPCALDNQVNKDNVDKISSQVKVMAEGANGPTTPEADAVLKERGIYVIPDFLANAGGVTCSYFEQVQCNMNYFWSKEEVLSKLDQIMSKAYHEVHRLHKRKKVFMRDAAYMISVQRVAESCRIRGWV